A single Chryseobacterium sp. DNA region contains:
- a CDS encoding 2-isopropylmalate synthase, with product MNSEKIEIFDTTLRDGEQVPGCKLNTEQKLMIAERLDALGIDIIEAGFPVSSPGDFESVSEISKLVKNAKVCGLTRANKKDIDTAAEALRSAKRPRIHTGIGTSDSHIKYKFNSTREDIIERAAEAVKYAKSYVEDVEFYAEDAGRTDNEYLAQVCEAVIKAGATVLNIPDTTGYCLPEEYGQKIKYLKENVKGIDKAILSCHCHNDLGLATANSIAGAINGARQIECTINGLGERAGNTALEEVVMILKQHKDLHLHTEVNSRMLNEMSLLVSDLMGMSVQPNKAIVGANAFAHSSGIHQDGVIKNRETYEIIDPAEVGVNASSIILTARSGRSALAYRFKHIGYEVTKNELDYLYQEFLKIADLKKEICNDDLSLIMETFNRKIG from the coding sequence ATGAATTCCGAAAAAATTGAAATTTTTGATACCACACTGAGGGATGGGGAACAGGTTCCGGGATGTAAACTGAATACGGAACAAAAACTGATGATTGCAGAAAGGCTTGATGCGCTGGGGATCGATATCATTGAAGCAGGATTTCCGGTTTCCAGTCCTGGAGATTTTGAATCTGTTTCAGAAATTTCAAAACTCGTAAAAAATGCGAAAGTATGCGGACTCACAAGAGCCAATAAAAAAGATATTGATACCGCAGCTGAAGCACTCAGATCTGCAAAGAGACCCAGAATACATACCGGAATAGGAACTTCTGACTCTCACATTAAATACAAATTCAACTCAACGAGAGAAGATATTATTGAACGTGCTGCAGAAGCGGTAAAATATGCTAAAAGCTATGTGGAAGATGTAGAATTCTATGCTGAAGATGCCGGAAGGACAGACAATGAATACCTGGCGCAGGTTTGTGAGGCAGTTATCAAAGCCGGAGCTACCGTTTTGAATATTCCGGATACGACAGGATATTGCCTGCCGGAGGAATACGGACAGAAAATAAAGTATCTGAAAGAAAATGTAAAAGGAATTGATAAAGCCATTTTATCATGTCATTGTCATAATGATTTAGGCCTGGCTACGGCCAATTCGATTGCCGGAGCCATCAACGGGGCACGCCAGATTGAATGTACGATCAACGGATTGGGCGAAAGAGCGGGAAATACGGCTTTAGAAGAAGTGGTCATGATTTTAAAACAACATAAAGATTTACATCTTCACACAGAGGTCAACTCAAGGATGCTGAATGAGATGAGCTTACTGGTTTCTGACCTGATGGGAATGTCTGTACAGCCCAATAAAGCGATCGTAGGCGCCAATGCTTTTGCCCACAGTTCGGGAATTCATCAGGATGGAGTGATCAAAAACAGGGAAACCTATGAAATCATTGATCCTGCGGAAGTAGGCGTGAATGCGTCTTCTATTATTCTTACGGCAAGAAGCGGACGTTCAGCATTAGCCTATAGATTTAAGCATATTGGCTATGAGGTGACCAAAAACGAACTCGATTATCTGTACCAGGAATTTTTAAAAATTGCAGACCTTAAAAAAGAAATCTGCAATGATGATTTAAGCCTGATTATGGAAACTTTCAATCGAAAAATAGGATAG
- the leuC gene encoding 3-isopropylmalate dehydratase large subunit → MENDKKTLFDKVWDAHVVETIPDGPQIIYIDKHLIHEVTSPQAFAELESRNLEVFRPEQIVATADHNVPTLNQEQPIRDDLSRNQVQQLTENCKKNNIELFGLGHPYQGIVHIIAPELGITQPGMSIVCGDSHTSTHGAFGAIAFGIGTSQVAQVFASQCLLLNKPKSMRITVNGTLNENVQPKDVILYIISKIGTDGGTGYFCEYAGNVFEEMSMEGRMTVCNMSIEMGARGGMIAPDKTTFEYVKGRTFAPEGEEWDEKVTFWETLKTDEGASFDKELSFDASDIYPMITYGTNPGMGISINETIPFPQNESEEKALQYMGLEAGQSPSNIKVNYVFIGSCTNARIEDFRSAAQYIKGKSKSEAVKALIVPGSQQVVKQIYEEGLDKIFNEAGFQIRQPGCSACLAMNDDKIPEGEYCVSTSNRNFEGRQGQGARTILASPLTAAKAAIEGRISAFESLN, encoded by the coding sequence ATGGAGAACGATAAAAAGACACTTTTTGATAAAGTCTGGGATGCCCATGTTGTAGAAACGATTCCTGACGGCCCCCAGATCATTTATATTGACAAACATTTGATTCATGAAGTCACCAGTCCTCAGGCCTTTGCAGAACTTGAATCCAGAAATCTGGAGGTGTTCAGACCTGAGCAGATTGTGGCAACGGCTGATCATAATGTGCCTACTCTTAACCAGGAACAGCCCATCAGGGATGACCTGTCGAGGAACCAGGTCCAGCAGCTGACAGAAAATTGTAAAAAAAATAATATCGAATTATTCGGGCTCGGACATCCATATCAGGGGATTGTACACATCATTGCCCCAGAGTTGGGAATCACCCAACCCGGCATGAGCATCGTTTGTGGCGATAGCCATACCTCTACCCATGGAGCTTTTGGAGCGATAGCTTTCGGGATCGGAACAAGCCAGGTAGCACAGGTTTTTGCGAGTCAATGCCTATTGCTCAATAAACCGAAGTCGATGAGAATTACAGTAAACGGAACCCTGAATGAAAATGTTCAGCCCAAAGATGTGATTCTTTATATTATTTCAAAAATAGGAACGGACGGAGGAACAGGGTATTTCTGTGAGTATGCCGGAAATGTATTTGAAGAGATGTCAATGGAAGGAAGGATGACCGTTTGTAATATGAGTATTGAAATGGGCGCCCGGGGAGGAATGATTGCTCCTGATAAAACCACTTTTGAATACGTAAAAGGAAGAACTTTTGCTCCGGAAGGAGAGGAATGGGATGAAAAAGTGACCTTCTGGGAAACTTTAAAAACGGATGAAGGAGCAAGCTTTGATAAAGAATTGAGTTTTGATGCATCTGATATTTATCCGATGATCACTTATGGAACTAATCCTGGAATGGGAATTTCAATCAATGAAACAATTCCTTTTCCTCAAAATGAATCCGAAGAAAAAGCGCTGCAATATATGGGACTAGAAGCAGGGCAGTCACCTTCTAACATTAAGGTGAATTATGTATTCATAGGTAGCTGTACCAATGCCAGGATTGAAGATTTCCGCTCTGCCGCTCAGTATATTAAAGGAAAAAGCAAATCGGAAGCTGTAAAAGCTCTTATCGTACCCGGATCTCAACAGGTCGTAAAGCAGATTTACGAGGAAGGGTTGGATAAGATTTTCAACGAGGCCGGGTTCCAGATTCGTCAACCGGGATGTTCAGCTTGCTTAGCGATGAATGATGATAAAATTCCTGAAGGAGAATATTGTGTTTCTACTTCCAACAGAAATTTTGAAGGAAGACAGGGACAAGGTGCGAGAACCATTCTTGCCAGTCCGCTTACTGCAGCAAAAGCAGCTATAGAAGGTAGAATTTCAGCTTTTGAAAGCTTGAACTAA
- the leuD gene encoding 3-isopropylmalate dehydratase small subunit, protein MQKLVVIKSSAVPLPAENIDTDQIIPARFLKSIDRKGFGENLFRDWRFNIHTGEPNPDFVLNNPKFNGQILVAGNNFGCGSSREHAAWALADYGFKVIVSSYFADIFKGNALNNGLLPVKVSEAFLKEILEGINENPDNEIAIDVELQSISFKDTTETFELDSYKKICLLNGYDDIDFLISKKQAIKQFERKTQKTNEQQLF, encoded by the coding sequence ATGCAAAAATTAGTTGTTATAAAATCTAGTGCAGTTCCACTGCCGGCAGAAAATATAGATACCGACCAGATTATTCCGGCCAGATTCCTAAAAAGTATTGATAGAAAGGGATTCGGTGAAAATTTGTTCAGAGACTGGAGATTCAATATTCATACAGGAGAACCAAATCCGGATTTTGTTTTAAACAATCCTAAATTCAATGGCCAGATTTTGGTGGCAGGAAATAACTTCGGTTGCGGGAGCAGCCGTGAGCACGCAGCATGGGCATTGGCGGATTATGGTTTCAAGGTTATTGTTTCCAGTTATTTTGCCGATATCTTTAAAGGAAATGCTTTAAATAACGGACTTCTTCCGGTAAAGGTTTCTGAAGCGTTTTTAAAAGAGATCTTAGAAGGGATCAATGAAAACCCTGACAATGAAATCGCCATTGATGTAGAGTTGCAGTCTATCAGCTTTAAAGATACAACCGAAACTTTTGAACTGGATTCTTATAAAAAAATATGCCTGTTGAACGGCTATGACGATATTGATTTTTTAATCAGCAAAAAACAGGCGATCAAACAGTTTGAACGAAAAACACAAAAAACAAATGAGCAACAATTATTTTAA
- the leuB gene encoding 3-isopropylmalate dehydrogenase gives MSNNYFKIAVLPGDGIGPEIISESIKILDAITEAFQYHFQFKYGLIGAEAIFKTGDPLPEETVKICKESDAVLFGAIGDPAFDNNPEAKVRPEQGLLKLRKELGLFANIRPLKTYSSLIEKSPLKKEIIEGADIQIFRELVSGIYFGEKFTDPDGGYAYDVCRYSREDILPIAHMAFQEARKRNKKLTLIDKANVLDTSRLWRKICQEIAPEYSDVQLDYMFVDNAAMQLILNPKQFDVILTENMFGDIISDEASVIGGSIGLLPSASIGEKNALFEPIHGSYPQAKGKGIANPIASILSVAMMLDHLNLQPAAEKLRQSVEHAIENKYVTIDLNTKQYYSTQEVGSFIADHIRYSEKSYYNFENIKIGKSTIV, from the coding sequence ATGAGCAACAATTATTTTAAAATTGCCGTTCTTCCCGGAGACGGGATCGGGCCGGAAATTATCAGTGAAAGCATTAAGATTCTTGATGCCATTACAGAAGCTTTTCAATACCATTTTCAATTTAAGTATGGTTTAATAGGAGCGGAAGCTATTTTTAAAACCGGAGATCCGCTGCCGGAAGAAACAGTAAAGATCTGTAAAGAATCTGATGCCGTTCTTTTTGGAGCGATCGGTGATCCTGCTTTTGACAACAATCCGGAAGCGAAAGTAAGACCTGAACAGGGGCTTTTAAAACTTCGCAAGGAACTAGGGTTATTTGCCAATATCAGACCTTTGAAGACCTATTCTTCACTCATCGAAAAAAGCCCTCTTAAAAAAGAGATTATTGAAGGAGCGGATATCCAGATTTTCAGAGAATTGGTAAGCGGGATTTATTTTGGTGAAAAATTTACGGATCCTGATGGCGGCTATGCTTATGATGTATGCCGATACAGCCGCGAGGATATTCTTCCGATTGCCCATATGGCATTTCAGGAAGCCCGGAAAAGGAATAAAAAGCTGACTCTTATTGATAAGGCCAATGTATTGGATACTTCGAGGCTATGGAGAAAAATCTGCCAGGAGATTGCTCCGGAATACTCAGATGTACAGCTGGATTATATGTTTGTAGATAATGCAGCAATGCAGTTAATCCTTAATCCTAAGCAGTTTGATGTTATTTTAACTGAAAATATGTTTGGAGATATTATTTCTGATGAAGCAAGTGTGATCGGCGGATCTATAGGATTGCTTCCTTCGGCTTCCATTGGAGAAAAAAACGCTTTGTTTGAGCCTATTCACGGTTCTTACCCACAGGCAAAAGGAAAGGGAATAGCCAATCCTATTGCTTCTATTCTGAGTGTTGCCATGATGCTTGACCATCTCAACTTACAGCCGGCTGCTGAAAAGCTAAGACAGTCTGTTGAGCATGCCATTGAGAATAAATATGTAACGATAGATCTTAATACCAAGCAATATTATTCTACCCAGGAAGTCGGAAGCTTTATTGCTGACCATATCAGGTACTCAGAGAAGTCTTATTATAATTTTGAAAATATAAAAATCGGAAAATCAACCATCGTATAG
- a CDS encoding DUF4230 domain-containing protein, whose protein sequence is MRNYKTILSFVAGAGAMVLLFFGLKSCLNLGGKTEKTDYYILTNQISKMNKMVVMEQNISSMQKTKVGYEVFGKEVSSNSIITFTKTNAQVSYDLNKMKIEVDSINKKLVITELPDADIRITPSVEIQSLDDSFFNRISEKDIKNVTDKAKTTAVKSIDQNQLRSEGRKQLMENLDHIFVLAKALHYTIEDKTGKIGILDL, encoded by the coding sequence TTGAGAAATTATAAAACAATCTTATCATTTGTAGCAGGCGCAGGTGCCATGGTGCTTCTGTTTTTCGGTCTAAAGTCCTGCCTCAATCTTGGCGGTAAAACTGAAAAGACGGATTATTATATCCTGACCAATCAGATTTCCAAGATGAACAAAATGGTGGTGATGGAACAGAATATTTCCAGTATGCAGAAAACCAAAGTGGGATACGAAGTATTCGGGAAGGAGGTTTCCAGCAACAGCATCATTACGTTTACCAAAACCAATGCACAGGTTTCCTACGATCTTAATAAAATGAAGATTGAGGTAGACTCTATCAACAAAAAATTAGTGATCACCGAGCTCCCGGACGCAGATATAAGAATTACACCCAGCGTTGAAATTCAGTCTCTGGATGACTCTTTTTTCAATAGAATTTCTGAGAAAGACATTAAAAATGTAACGGATAAAGCCAAAACAACAGCGGTAAAATCCATTGATCAGAATCAATTGAGAAGTGAAGGCCGTAAACAGCTAATGGAAAATCTTGACCATATTTTTGTTTTAGCCAAAGCTTTACATTATACTATAGAAGATAAGACCGGAAAAATAGGCATTTTAGATCTCTAA
- a CDS encoding thioredoxin family protein yields MKKFITNIVAFSSLFLAAQQLSAQKVVVNREVETQNDGKMLLGHQLKEQFLKAPYADWYVKEHDEYALDPKAINELKKERLGSYDIIVFMGTWCEDSHRDFPRLMKILEEVSYPESKLTIIAVNRKKESPTGDEGLYNIQKVPTIILKRYGKEAGRIIEMPTSGYIERDLAEILKKNDSSVIKEIFK; encoded by the coding sequence ATGAAGAAATTTATTACAAATATTGTTGCCTTTTCAAGCCTGTTTCTGGCTGCCCAGCAGTTGAGCGCTCAAAAAGTAGTGGTCAACCGTGAGGTTGAAACTCAGAATGACGGTAAGATGCTTCTGGGACATCAGCTGAAAGAGCAGTTTTTGAAAGCTCCGTATGCTGACTGGTATGTAAAAGAGCATGATGAGTATGCTCTTGACCCAAAAGCGATCAATGAGCTTAAAAAAGAAAGATTAGGCTCTTATGATATTATCGTTTTCATGGGAACGTGGTGCGAAGACAGCCACAGAGATTTCCCAAGACTGATGAAAATATTGGAAGAGGTAAGCTATCCTGAAAGCAAGCTGACCATTATCGCTGTCAACCGTAAGAAAGAATCTCCTACCGGGGATGAAGGTCTTTACAATATTCAGAAAGTTCCTACTATCATCCTGAAAAGATATGGAAAAGAAGCTGGAAGAATTATTGAAATGCCTACCAGCGGATATATTGAAAGAGATTTAGCTGAAATTTTGAAAAAGAACGATTCATCGGTAATCAAAGAAATTTTTAAATAG
- a CDS encoding nucleoside triphosphate pyrophosphohydrolase family protein — MDKIDSLNQVAEFHTTFKAPILDTPQIPSPERCHLRVELLQEELNELKQAIADDNIVEIADALCDLQYVLSGAVLEFGLGNKFVELFNEVQRSNMSKACDNEEQAKETVEFYKEKEVESFYEKSGEKFNVYRQADHKVLKNKYYSPADLKSIIEK; from the coding sequence ATGGATAAAATTGATAGTCTGAACCAAGTAGCAGAATTCCATACTACTTTCAAAGCCCCTATTTTAGATACCCCACAAATTCCTTCTCCGGAAAGATGCCATCTTAGAGTAGAACTTCTACAGGAAGAATTAAATGAACTGAAGCAAGCGATCGCAGATGATAATATTGTAGAAATTGCGGATGCGCTTTGTGATCTTCAATATGTATTGAGCGGTGCGGTGCTGGAATTCGGGCTTGGCAACAAATTTGTAGAGCTATTCAACGAAGTTCAGCGTTCTAATATGTCTAAAGCTTGTGACAATGAAGAACAGGCAAAAGAAACGGTTGAATTTTATAAGGAAAAGGAGGTAGAATCTTTTTATGAAAAGTCCGGAGAAAAATTTAATGTTTACAGACAGGCGGATCATAAAGTATTGAAAAACAAATACTATTCTCCTGCTGATTTGAAATCCATTATTGAGAAATAA
- a CDS encoding glycohydrolase toxin TNT-related protein, producing the protein MKHLFKYIFFVTMAAFSMACSSDREEEIDNNPVTIVFYKNADDFALTYDPSGNVGPAMRNQAFDLYKQGKWGELEALFKANNLNGGWPPANGGYNIVDDVSIQAGQKFDRYSGAVGNYNGTGVPTLGGSFTSPIINGYVYTFTQRALNQDENKYDFYYEIDVLNNLLPFKSQTADIIPWFNQAGNGKQTMWKIPVDITTGYPKTWNKLAEEGYIKVTIKKSPSGKYNNLVGTVIQ; encoded by the coding sequence ATGAAACATTTATTTAAGTACATTTTTTTTGTAACCATGGCTGCTTTTTCAATGGCCTGTAGTTCAGACAGAGAAGAAGAAATTGACAACAATCCTGTCACAATCGTATTCTACAAAAATGCTGATGATTTTGCATTAACGTATGATCCATCCGGAAATGTAGGACCGGCGATGAGAAATCAGGCGTTTGATTTGTACAAGCAAGGTAAATGGGGTGAGCTGGAGGCTCTTTTTAAAGCCAACAATCTGAATGGTGGATGGCCGCCAGCGAATGGAGGGTATAATATTGTAGATGATGTTTCCATTCAGGCCGGACAAAAGTTTGACAGATACAGTGGCGCCGTTGGAAACTATAACGGAACGGGAGTTCCTACTTTAGGAGGGAGTTTTACAAGCCCAATCATCAATGGATATGTGTATACTTTCACCCAAAGAGCATTAAATCAAGATGAAAATAAATATGATTTTTATTATGAGATTGATGTTCTGAATAATTTACTACCTTTCAAGTCGCAGACTGCAGATATTATCCCATGGTTTAATCAGGCCGGCAACGGCAAGCAGACCATGTGGAAAATTCCGGTTGATATCACAACAGGCTATCCAAAGACATGGAATAAGCTGGCAGAAGAAGGATATATAAAAGTCACCATTAAAAAGAGCCCAAGCGGAAAATATAATAATCTGGTAGGAACAGTGATTCAGTAA
- a CDS encoding reprolysin-like metallopeptidase: MENFKVRENSNFAPELAAKYPDIKSYVGEGLGDSNSTVYFSISPLGLSSMEVYGDRSAVFIEPYSKDLSTYVVYRKSDKKDDLSKFECTVIDVAKKGAANAGLAARPNADDAKLRTFRLALSCTGEYTVYFGGTKAQAIAAMNNTMTRVNGVFEKDFAARMVLIANNDAVVYTNASTDPYSAASGMSNWNSQLQSTLTSVIGEANYDIGHLFGASGGGGNAGCIGCICVNGSKGSGYTSPADAIPSGDNFDIDYVAHEMGHQFGGNHTFSMSNEGTGANMEPGSGSTIMGYAGITSQDIQPHSDAFFHAISIQQITNNIKAKTCSVNTNTGNSIPTANAGLDYTIPKGTPFVLTGTGTDADGDSLTYIWEQMDNASSSQTGASSAASATKASGPNFRSWAPATVPVRYFPRMASILTGATTTAGSEITVEALSSVARTLNFRFTVRDNKSGGSGNNSDDAVVTVNGTAGPFVVTSQNSATTYTGGSSQTVTWDIAGTTANGVNTANVDILWSTDSGNTWTTLLAGTPNDGSQAVTIPNSSTSSGRIMVKGTNHIFFDVNNANITVNAGSGTPDTTAPTAPTLAASGTTATTTNLSWSGATDNVGVTGYDVYQGASLIGSTASTTYTVTGLTPSTTYSFSVKAKDAAGNASVSSNPVSVTTLSGGTVSYCSSSASNTADERIGNVKFGTINNTSTGTAGYENFTSISTNVTRGTAYTISITPVWTSTVYSEAYAIYIDYNGDGDFTDSGELAWSKAGSTTTPVTGSITIPATASIGSTRMRVMMKYSSVPTSSCEAYTYGQVEDYTLNIVSSGRGELSGSKDLITDIKLYPNPVKDVLYVSNTSSEDYTIFDMGGKLIDSGKLQRGSVNVSKLIKGAYMIQVGESSKRFIKN, translated from the coding sequence ATGGAAAACTTCAAAGTAAGAGAAAACTCCAATTTTGCTCCTGAACTGGCAGCAAAGTATCCGGATATCAAATCTTATGTGGGAGAAGGACTTGGTGATTCCAATTCAACGGTATACTTCAGCATCTCTCCACTGGGACTGTCTTCAATGGAAGTATATGGAGACCGGTCTGCGGTATTCATTGAACCTTATTCTAAGGATCTGTCCACTTATGTTGTGTACAGAAAATCTGATAAGAAAGATGATCTGAGTAAATTTGAATGTACGGTTATTGATGTGGCAAAAAAAGGCGCTGCCAATGCCGGACTTGCCGCAAGACCAAATGCCGATGATGCCAAATTAAGAACATTCAGACTGGCATTATCCTGTACCGGAGAATATACAGTCTATTTCGGAGGCACAAAAGCTCAGGCAATAGCTGCAATGAATAACACAATGACCCGTGTAAACGGTGTTTTTGAAAAAGATTTCGCAGCAAGAATGGTTCTGATTGCCAATAATGACGCTGTCGTTTATACCAATGCTTCTACTGACCCTTATTCTGCTGCTTCAGGAATGAGCAACTGGAATTCTCAGCTGCAAAGCACTTTAACTTCTGTAATTGGTGAAGCCAATTATGATATAGGGCATTTATTCGGTGCTTCTGGAGGCGGAGGAAATGCAGGCTGTATCGGCTGTATCTGTGTTAACGGCTCAAAAGGAAGCGGCTACACCTCCCCTGCGGATGCGATCCCTTCAGGCGATAATTTCGACATCGACTATGTAGCTCACGAAATGGGACATCAGTTCGGTGGAAACCATACGTTCTCTATGAGCAACGAAGGTACGGGAGCCAATATGGAACCGGGATCCGGATCGACTATTATGGGATATGCCGGAATTACAAGCCAGGATATCCAGCCCCATTCTGATGCATTCTTTCACGCGATAAGCATCCAGCAGATCACTAATAATATCAAGGCTAAAACCTGTTCTGTTAACACCAATACCGGAAATTCTATTCCGACAGCTAATGCCGGGCTAGATTATACGATTCCTAAAGGAACGCCATTTGTACTGACCGGAACAGGAACGGATGCCGACGGCGATTCTCTAACATATATATGGGAGCAGATGGATAACGCGTCATCTTCCCAAACCGGAGCAAGTTCCGCAGCAAGCGCTACCAAAGCTTCCGGTCCTAATTTCAGATCATGGGCCCCTGCAACAGTTCCTGTGAGATATTTCCCTAGAATGGCTTCGATACTGACAGGAGCGACCACAACTGCCGGTTCGGAAATCACTGTAGAAGCGCTTTCCTCTGTAGCAAGAACTTTAAACTTCAGATTTACGGTTCGTGACAATAAATCCGGAGGTTCCGGAAATAATTCTGATGATGCTGTAGTTACAGTAAACGGAACTGCCGGCCCATTCGTTGTGACCTCTCAAAATTCAGCAACAACCTATACGGGAGGAAGCTCCCAAACTGTTACCTGGGATATTGCAGGAACTACTGCAAATGGCGTAAATACGGCAAACGTAGACATTCTTTGGTCAACCGACAGTGGAAATACATGGACCACTTTATTGGCAGGAACACCTAATGACGGGTCTCAGGCAGTAACAATTCCTAATTCGTCAACCAGCTCGGGAAGAATTATGGTAAAAGGAACGAATCATATTTTCTTTGATGTTAATAATGCTAATATCACGGTAAATGCAGGTTCCGGAACTCCGGATACTACAGCGCCTACAGCGCCTACCCTTGCGGCTTCCGGTACAACAGCAACCACGACCAACCTTTCCTGGTCCGGGGCTACTGATAATGTAGGCGTTACAGGCTATGATGTATATCAGGGAGCTTCACTGATCGGTTCTACCGCCTCTACAACGTATACGGTAACAGGACTTACTCCTTCTACAACGTATTCTTTCTCTGTGAAAGCTAAGGATGCAGCTGGAAACGCATCTGTTTCAAGCAATCCGGTAAGTGTAACCACTCTTTCCGGCGGAACAGTTTCTTATTGTTCTTCTTCAGCATCAAATACCGCTGATGAAAGAATTGGAAATGTAAAATTCGGAACAATCAACAATACTTCTACGGGAACTGCCGGATATGAAAACTTTACCTCTATCTCTACCAATGTGACAAGAGGAACTGCCTATACCATTTCGATCACTCCGGTTTGGACTTCTACGGTTTACAGTGAAGCTTATGCAATATATATTGATTACAACGGAGATGGCGACTTTACAGACAGCGGAGAGCTGGCATGGTCAAAAGCCGGATCCACAACCACTCCGGTGACGGGATCTATCACAATTCCTGCTACGGCCAGTATTGGCTCTACCAGAATGAGAGTGATGATGAAATACAGCTCTGTTCCAACTTCTTCTTGTGAGGCATACACGTACGGACAGGTGGAAGATTATACACTGAATATTGTTTCTTCCGGAAGAGGCGAATTATCCGGTTCTAAGGATCTGATCACTGATATTAAACTGTATCCTAATCCTGTAAAAGATGTACTATATGTTTCCAACACTTCTTCTGAAGACTATACAATCTTTGACATGGGAGGGAAACTTATTGATTCAGGAAAACTGCAGAGAGGTTCTGTCAATGTAAGCAAACTTATTAAGGGAGCTTATATGATCCAGGTAGGTGAATCATCCAAAAGATTCATTAAAAATTAA
- a CDS encoding DinB family protein, protein MIKQALLGEFLYEAENTRKILKAIPDSALDWKPSEKNWTTGQLASHIAEVYNWYAPTFNQDVFDMEKYGYDKGDISKAENILAKFEENVANAQKVLEESDESTYFNEWKMEMNGNVLFPPAPKIQVIRGFLYNHLYHHRGELVVYLRSTGNKVPGLYGPTADDKM, encoded by the coding sequence ATGATTAAACAAGCTCTTTTGGGTGAATTTCTGTATGAAGCAGAAAACACAAGAAAAATTTTAAAAGCAATCCCTGACAGCGCCTTAGACTGGAAACCGTCTGAAAAAAACTGGACAACCGGCCAGCTCGCGTCTCATATTGCAGAAGTTTATAACTGGTATGCCCCTACTTTCAATCAGGACGTTTTTGATATGGAGAAATACGGGTATGACAAAGGAGATATTTCCAAAGCTGAAAATATCCTTGCAAAATTTGAAGAAAATGTAGCTAATGCACAAAAAGTATTAGAAGAATCCGACGAAAGCACTTACTTCAACGAATGGAAAATGGAAATGAATGGAAACGTTCTTTTTCCGCCTGCTCCAAAAATTCAAGTGATCAGAGGCTTTTTGTACAATCATTTGTATCATCACAGAGGTGAACTGGTTGTCTATTTAAGATCAACAGGAAATAAAGTTCCCGGACTTTACGGCCCCACTGCTGATGACAAAATGTAA